One Halalkalicoccus tibetensis genomic region harbors:
- a CDS encoding DsbA family protein has translation MQGYSRRALLASAGALSAGALAGCTGGDDGGERECSGDQRDVDVEPAGDPDSDVTVAAYEDFECPGCGQYAQEVYPAAVEEFVEAGEVAYEHRDFPVTIGDEWSWRVPNAAFAVAEDAGEEAYYAFIKEVYQFQGEYSEDDVAGLAAELGADEDVVREAIEEEPFCEQINDSVAEAEDRDVTATPTVFVNDEQLEAPDSGELREAIEAELN, from the coding sequence ATGCAGGGATACTCCCGGCGGGCGCTGCTCGCGAGCGCCGGCGCGCTGTCTGCCGGCGCGCTCGCGGGCTGTACGGGCGGCGACGACGGCGGTGAGCGCGAGTGTTCGGGCGACCAGCGGGACGTCGACGTCGAGCCGGCGGGCGACCCCGACAGCGACGTGACGGTCGCGGCCTACGAGGACTTCGAGTGTCCGGGCTGTGGCCAATACGCCCAGGAGGTCTATCCGGCGGCCGTCGAGGAGTTCGTCGAGGCCGGCGAGGTCGCCTACGAGCACCGCGACTTCCCGGTGACGATCGGCGACGAGTGGTCCTGGCGGGTGCCGAACGCCGCCTTCGCGGTCGCAGAGGACGCCGGCGAGGAGGCCTACTACGCGTTCATCAAGGAAGTGTATCAGTTCCAGGGCGAGTACAGCGAGGACGACGTCGCGGGACTCGCAGCGGAGCTGGGCGCCGACGAGGACGTCGTCAGAGAGGCGATCGAGGAGGAACCCTTCTGCGAGCAGATCAACGACAGCGTCGCGGAGGCCGAGGACCGAGACGTCACGGCCACGCCGACCGTCTTCGTCAACGACGAACAGCTAGAGGCGCCTGACAGCGGGGAGCTGCGCGAGGCGATCGAGGCGGAGCTGAACTAG